The Anticarsia gemmatalis isolate Benzon Research Colony breed Stoneville strain chromosome 1, ilAntGemm2 primary, whole genome shotgun sequence sequence TTAGGTATTAAAGTCCCCGAGATACGAAGGTTTCGGATCAAATTAAGAGGCAATGCGACATgtctttgattttattattttttgtaacgaTCAGGATATTAACGTACATTGTTTGGAAgaagttacattatttatttgactacATTATTTAGATACACGCGGAAATTGCTCCAGCTGCAACtttagaaatgtttattaattttatataaagcgTTGTCTAAATGTCGCGGCGGAACCGCACACTTGGGGCACTATTCAAAGACTGCAGATACTAAATCTATTAGGAGTAAAAGTACGATCGTATTCGCTAAAGTTGCAACTGGAGAGTAAGCACTGGAAACTGTAACTTTTAAGTTGTAAATACTCGGCAACTATTAACTGTTTTATATGTCTCAAACAAGTCGTCAAGTAAATATGTCCTCTATCGCTTACCATTtcgatttatttacaattaaatttaccatgcccaataaaaactttaatataaatgtcTCTATTCAAGATTATAGCAATATACATGGCACAttcatttataaacatttgcttaaattatacaatatctcgtattaaatgtattaacagTAAGTATCAGAGATgaattactaatatttatattcttacaAACAGTTCAGATATTCGCCTATTACAAACTATATACAACTTTATAAGACTAGTTATTATCACGTTACACGCTGATGGAATAATAAACTAGTGAACAAAGTTCGCTGgctctaaaaataaataaattcctaCAGAAAATATTCCAATCAAACGTAATTACAGGCTGTGATTGTTGACAATTTTCTTGAATTATCATCAACATCGACGGGCTAAcgacaacaaaaatacattgattGTAGCGGTTACAGTAATTATAGCAGACTTTTGATTAGACACAGGAAGATTGTGGTGGTTGTGAGCATGGAGGTGGAGGCACCGCCGGTGGTGGTCAGTATCGCTTTACCGTCGTTGGAGTACCATTTGTTGGCGCGGTCCGGCACTCTGTTACTCTTCACACTATCGATCTCCTCGTCCTCGTCCTCGTAAGCGTTGCTGCCGTACTCGTCGTCCGAGGTTATCCGCACGTCCGGGTACTGGTATGCGTGCCTATCGTTGCCCGGTATCTCTGTGACacgattgaaatatttatataaaagcgATCAACGGTGTACTCACCGGAAATCCAATATTCCAAAATTTTATTTGGcctttattaaaaagttttcgtTGATTGACATGTATGTAGATTAAATATTGCATACGTTCTGTTACCGCCAgcatttatgtatatttggaCGAACAAaggatgataaatatttaaattctttactCCGCGAGGAAATTGaatcacattttatttgattaagatAATTACGGAAAATTCAATGAATTTTCCTTGAATAGAAAGCTAAGTACTGTACCGTATAATCTTATCTTGCTCTCGACGTCCCCTAAGGAATTCTTGGCGACGCAGATGTAACTGCCCAAGTCCTCCCTGCGAATATTCTTAATGGTCATCGTCATCTCCGCCTCGAACATGGACTTCTGCCTGACTGACATCACGTGGTGCTCCGAAGGTATGATCAGCTCACCTGCAGaacaatttattacttaaaacacacttgttttcaaattcaatattagaatTTCATCTTTCCTCGGCGgaagttttatgaaaaatgtaaaaagttcGTGCAGACACCTAGGAGTTTTATGGCTGCCTTATAATTTGTTTCGCTTTTATCGCGGATGCTGTACCTGCCAGCCGAGCTAATCAAACGGTATTAAAATTCGAATGTTGAACTTTTAAAGTGTATTTAAATTCAATCCGGGATATGGAGGATCATTGGAAATTTTATGCTTATTGCGCGAGAATAATTTACGTAAAGCTTCTGAAAAAAGATTGTTCGGAATTCATATCTTTTGGATTGTATTTCTAGTGGTTGGAAAATAAATTCGGTTCTTTTATTGAACTTACCTGGATCTTTAACCCAGTAGTTGATAGACTTGGGTGAAGACTCGACGTAGCACTCGATCGTGACGTCAGTGCCCAGCGGAGCGCCTACCAACTGATTAGGCACCTGAATCACCGGGTGAActgtataaaagaaaaatggaAACCTTTTATGTTTGATCACGCGTTCATTGTCAGTTCTAATCTTAGAACAAAACCGTAAAAAGAACTTTAAtcaagtaggtatataatacgAGATTGTCTTTATATTGCGTAGGACTTCTTTCAAGACGTATcaattaattaggtatatctTGTATCATCCATGCcttttattttctcaaaaatattaaattaatttaattaccttCGTGACCTGTTTGAATTACCACACGATTCTGCGTAATGGatatttcttcttattttttaaGGCTTCATTAGGCTTAATTGCTTTTTGGCAGAGAAAATGTGAAACATCATAAATATCGACTTACAATGTACACTGATGTGGATACGTTTACTGACTGTGGGCGGGACGCCATTGCCCGCAATACATAAGTATGTGCCCATCTCGGAGCGGGAGATTTTCGTCAGCTTCAACACTTCACCCTGGTATGTTTGAACTGCGAACAAACATATCGAATTATATCGGTTTTATACAAAAGACCGTGATAAAGGCACTCGTGGAGAAAGGACACGGATCCACTTTAGGCTGAGAGTTGAGAGTCGTTTGTTCGATATAGAACTGCTTGGATGTGCTCATGAATATCGTCCACTATATGAAGGCTGCAATAATACACTTAAGACTGAAAACTTTATAAACGCATAAGCAAATCTATGCATTTTATCAACTCAACGATGGGTAAAACAGTTACAAGGCGAGTCTACAGTAATTTACGCTGATTAGGGTTTTGATAGAACTCATAAAATCTCCAAATTTTCACAAACACATAGacgaaaacaaaaatttttaaCTTGACTTACGTACCTACCGTTCGATGTCAGTAACGTTTAGTCCTTATTAAAGTATATACATCgtagatacaaaataaattgctcTAAAAATgcgtcatacatttttaaactacgaTTGAATCGGAATTGCGACCTCGTTTGAACAGATCCGCCGGAAGAAACTCAGCGAGcttgtacattttttgtaacttatatttttttcacattttattttgcttaagataaaattttgttatgaaagGTAACGGTGGCACGATCAGTTAtggaaatgaataaaaatgcCTGCGACTTTACTAATTACGTTTGAAACTAAATAAGGTAtatctaaaaatgtattttctgtgATATTCCTCTAAGGTTTCACTAAACTTCTATTAGAGTAAGAACCTTTTAACTCGactcaataataaataatgcacctaaaaaatataaaaaagaaccaTAAGCAATATTTgcctttatttataatattcactaGTAGGTTTAGTACGTAAATTTAATTCCGAATAAACCAATAACAACATAGGAATTAGCGTCAGCGGATCATCGGAAactaatgtacaaaataataaactatttagtaaataataaagcacAATGATGACATGTGTATTAAGTCCATGTCAAACGGGCTCAAACGATAAAATTaatcattcattattattttaggagCCAATTCACCTATCGTCCAAATTGctatacaatatattgtaataacGAAACAAAGCCAACAAAGTCCTCGGGGAGAGGTCATTAGTATTCCATTATAgtaactatatttatataagtttatatattttggaCATAAATGATGGTATATTAGCtaaagtttgatattttgtatgaaatatgaacAAAGGAGGTTAACaggttaattttgtattaaactacTATGTTAAATTAATCTAGTTCGTAAATAAAGGTTTAATGTATTCGAACATGTTGACACGTattctgtagcgcaattctctactactagaAATGTTATAGGGGAGAGGTGCCATGAAAGGGACATTTATGTTGTGGAGCctctaataagtatataaaatattatttttattaggttggAGTTGAATGGGAAGCCTTCATTAAttaactattgaaataaaatacagttattattaattctagctgttgagtcatttatttttgcatttttcaaaaatgtgtgttttgtcCCTTTCATAAATGGCCTGTTTTGAAAGGGACATGATCATTTATGAAAGGGACAgtacaaaatatctaaaataatcaggtcaaatcaagtaaaaaacaaacataatagaGGAACCACCATtacaatagataattttaagaaagtttacgatcagattttaaagtaaaggaATTGTTATGTGTAGTCTTACTATTGCTATTATTAGAACATAACaagttattatataacatgTAATTGAAATAGAGATCAATACCTAGGTACATTACATAGTTTCATAAACATCTTAAATACTAATTAACTGTCTTCTTTAAGTTTGGTTAGGtattatctgaaaaatatttttagtgacaaATT is a genomic window containing:
- the LOC142972969 gene encoding lachesin-like, translated to MLVHLLILSTALAAANTGKHGGVEVPEFGEPITNLTAPIGRDATFECIVVNLGNYRVGWVKADTKAIQAIHEHVITHNPRVSVSHSDHSTWYLHIKNVQEEDRGQYMCQINTDPMKSQMGFLDVVIPPDFIPEETSGDTMVPEGGTARVSCRARGVPPPRVMWKREDGQDIVVRDQTGAKSKVQTYQGEVLKLTKISRSEMGTYLCIAGNGVPPTVSKRIHISVHFHPVIQVPNQLVGAPLGTDVTIECYVESSPKSINYWVKDPGELIIPSEHHVMSVRQKSMFEAEMTMTIKNIRREDLGSYICVAKNSLGDVESKIRLYEIPGNDRHAYQYPDVRITSDDEYGSNAYEDEDEEIDSVKSNRVPDRANKWYSNDGKAILTTTGGASTSMLTTTTIFLCLIKSLL